Proteins from one Corynebacterium epidermidicanis genomic window:
- a CDS encoding PH domain-containing protein, whose product MSSSSSAPAAKPQASAATTFATDRTHLIGAVVMGMISLLVIGVAPLKLGWILLLPVLFTYWVVKSKTVVDNSGITAHYAFHRPRQVTWEDFAGIRFGGSKTFARAKDNTEFALPGITFNSLPKLSEASDGRIVDALSAGKEAANKKVVIIHRDGRQVLKEAEES is encoded by the coding sequence ATGAGTTCATCGTCCTCTGCCCCAGCTGCCAAGCCACAAGCTAGTGCAGCAACGACCTTCGCCACCGACCGCACCCACCTGATCGGCGCCGTGGTCATGGGAATGATCTCGCTGCTCGTCATCGGTGTCGCGCCACTGAAGCTCGGTTGGATTCTCTTGTTGCCAGTCCTCTTTACGTATTGGGTTGTGAAATCCAAGACCGTAGTGGACAACTCCGGGATCACCGCGCACTATGCTTTCCACCGCCCACGCCAGGTCACTTGGGAAGATTTCGCCGGCATCCGATTCGGCGGCAGCAAGACCTTTGCCCGCGCCAAAGACAACACCGAGTTTGCACTTCCTGGTATCACTTTCAATTCGTTGCCGAAGCTCAGCGAAGCTTCCGACGGTCGCATTGTCGACGCGCTCAGCGCCGGCAAAGAAGCTGCCAACAAGAAGGTCGTCATCATTCACCGTGACGGTCGACAAGTATTGAAAGAAGCCGAAGAAAGCTAG
- a CDS encoding acetolactate synthase large subunit gives MLASLAKAQRVNQPEVMTGAQAIVRSLEELGTDVVFGIPGGAVLPLYDPIYHSTKLRHVLARHEQGAGHAATGYAQATGKVGVCIATSGPGATNLVTPLADANLDSVPLVAITGQVGANLLGTDAFQEADIRGITLPVTKHNFMVTDPNQIPAAMAEAFHLASTGRPGAVLVDVPKNVQEARCEFSWPPVIDLPGYRPVTTPHPKQIDEAVNLITQARQPVLYVGGGVIKADASAELIEFAELTSIPVVTTLMALGGFPASHPQFLGMPGMHGTVPAVGALQESDLIIAVGARFDDRVTGHVASFAPNAQVIHADIDPAEIGKIREVAVPIVGDAREVLRALIDAYRDKGVPAPETTHWWKFINNLRTRFPRGYEPQSDGKLSPQFVIETLSQTVGPDAIYCAGVGQHQMWSAQFVDFEHPRTWLNSGGLGTMGYAVPAAMGAKAGRPDKEVWAIDGDGCFQMTNQELVTCAVEGFPVKIALINNGNLGMVRQWQTLFYEGRYSNTRLGHDTGYLPDFVRLAEAMGCVGLRVTKEEDVIPAIKQAQAINDRPVVIDFVVGEDAQVWPMVAAGKSNSEIQYALGLSPEFDVEAPVSPAEMEQQR, from the coding sequence ATGCTGGCGAGCCTTGCCAAGGCCCAGCGAGTAAACCAGCCAGAAGTAATGACGGGCGCGCAAGCAATCGTACGGTCTTTGGAAGAGCTCGGCACTGATGTCGTGTTCGGTATTCCCGGCGGAGCTGTGCTCCCGCTGTACGATCCGATCTACCACTCCACGAAGCTGCGTCACGTCCTCGCGCGGCACGAGCAGGGGGCCGGACATGCGGCCACCGGCTATGCGCAAGCCACCGGAAAAGTCGGGGTGTGTATCGCCACCTCCGGCCCCGGCGCCACCAACCTGGTCACCCCGCTTGCCGACGCCAACCTGGATTCCGTACCCCTCGTAGCCATTACCGGGCAGGTGGGAGCCAATTTATTGGGAACGGATGCGTTTCAGGAAGCGGACATCCGCGGGATCACCCTGCCTGTCACCAAGCACAATTTCATGGTGACTGATCCGAACCAGATCCCGGCGGCAATGGCGGAGGCCTTCCATTTGGCGTCGACAGGCCGGCCGGGAGCGGTGTTGGTGGACGTGCCGAAGAATGTTCAGGAGGCGCGCTGTGAGTTTAGTTGGCCGCCGGTGATTGACCTGCCAGGATACCGGCCGGTCACTACTCCGCACCCGAAGCAAATCGACGAAGCCGTCAATTTGATTACCCAGGCTCGTCAGCCGGTGTTGTATGTCGGTGGCGGCGTCATTAAGGCGGATGCGAGCGCAGAGCTCATTGAGTTCGCGGAGCTCACCAGCATCCCCGTGGTGACCACCTTGATGGCGTTGGGTGGTTTCCCTGCGTCGCACCCGCAGTTCCTGGGCATGCCGGGCATGCACGGCACCGTGCCTGCCGTGGGAGCGCTGCAGGAATCGGACCTCATCATCGCCGTCGGTGCGCGCTTTGATGACCGGGTAACTGGGCATGTGGCTTCCTTTGCTCCCAATGCGCAGGTGATCCATGCCGATATCGACCCGGCTGAAATCGGCAAGATTCGGGAAGTTGCGGTTCCGATCGTCGGCGATGCGCGCGAAGTGCTACGCGCGTTAATCGATGCCTACCGCGATAAGGGCGTGCCTGCGCCGGAAACCACACACTGGTGGAAGTTCATTAACAATCTGCGCACGCGTTTCCCACGCGGTTATGAGCCACAATCTGACGGCAAGCTATCACCGCAGTTTGTCATCGAGACGCTGTCGCAAACAGTTGGTCCGGATGCGATCTACTGCGCTGGAGTGGGACAGCATCAGATGTGGTCCGCACAGTTTGTGGATTTTGAGCATCCGCGTACCTGGCTGAACTCCGGTGGTTTGGGCACGATGGGCTACGCCGTCCCCGCCGCTATGGGTGCCAAGGCTGGCCGGCCTGACAAGGAAGTGTGGGCCATCGACGGCGATGGTTGCTTCCAGATGACCAACCAGGAACTCGTGACCTGCGCGGTCGAGGGCTTCCCGGTGAAGATCGCATTGATCAACAATGGCAACCTCGGCATGGTTCGACAGTGGCAAACCCTGTTCTACGAGGGGCGTTACTCCAACACCCGCCTGGGGCACGACACCGGCTACCTGCCGGATTTCGTGCGACTGGCCGAGGCGATGGGGTGTGTGGGGTTGCGCGTGACCAAGGAAGAAGATGTCATTCCGGCGATCAAGCAAGCCCAGGCGATTAACGATCGTCCGGTGGTCATCGACTTTGTCGTTGGCGAGGATGCCCAGGTGTGGCCGATGGTGGCAGCTGGTAAGTCGAACTCGGAAATCCAGTACGCGTTGGGGTTGAGCCCGGAATTTGATGTCGAGGCGCCGGTCAGCCCGGCAGAAATGGAGCAGCAGCGATGA
- the ilvN gene encoding acetolactate synthase small subunit, whose translation MTNQAAGVEKRHTLSVLVQDVDGITSRIAGMFTRRGFTMYSFSSARTEHENINRITIVVYGDEVVVEQITKQLNKLVDVLKVVRLDEESTIARAMLLVKVNADNTTRPHVVDAANIFRARIVDVAPESVVIEATGTPGKLSALLDVLEPFGIREFIHSGEIAVGRGPKTMTPQKNS comes from the coding sequence ATGACTAATCAGGCAGCGGGCGTCGAAAAGCGGCATACTCTTTCGGTGCTGGTGCAGGATGTAGACGGTATCACCTCGCGCATCGCCGGCATGTTCACCCGGCGCGGCTTCACGATGTATTCTTTCAGCTCCGCGCGGACCGAACACGAAAACATCAACCGCATCACCATCGTCGTGTACGGCGACGAGGTAGTAGTAGAGCAGATCACCAAGCAGCTCAACAAGCTTGTCGACGTGCTCAAGGTGGTGCGCCTAGATGAGGAGTCCACGATCGCCCGGGCCATGTTGCTGGTCAAGGTGAACGCCGACAACACCACGCGTCCGCACGTGGTCGATGCGGCCAACATTTTCCGCGCGCGCATTGTCGACGTCGCGCCGGAATCGGTGGTCATCGAAGCAACCGGCACTCCAGGCAAGCTCAGCGCTTTGTTGGATGTCCTAGAGCCATTCGGCATCCGGGAGTTTATCCACTCCGGTGAGATTGCCGTGGGGCGTGGTCCGAAGACCATGACCCCGCAGAAGAACTCATAA
- the ilvC gene encoding ketol-acid reductoisomerase has protein sequence MAIELFYDDDADLSIIQGRKVAIIGYGSQGHAHAQNLRDSGVEVVIGLREGSGSAAEAQEAGFEVKSNAEAAAWADVIMLLAPDTSQATIFTEDLAPNLKDGDALFFGHGLNIHFGLITPPQGVTIGMVAPKGPGHLVRRQFVDGKGVPCLIAVDQDPRGEGRDLTLSYAAAIGGARAGVIPTTFKDETETDLFGEQAVLCGGAEELIKAGFDVLVEAGYEPEMAYFECLHEMKLIVDLMFEGGLSAMNKSISDTAEFGGYLSGPRIIDARVKESMREVLRDIQDGTFTKRLVANVEGGNKELEQLRAETAGHPIEATGEKLRGLMSWVK, from the coding sequence ATGGCTATCGAACTTTTTTATGACGACGACGCTGACCTGAGCATCATCCAGGGACGAAAAGTGGCCATCATCGGCTACGGCTCCCAGGGGCACGCCCACGCCCAGAACCTGCGGGATTCTGGTGTCGAGGTTGTCATTGGTCTGCGCGAAGGCTCCGGTTCGGCCGCTGAGGCGCAGGAGGCTGGATTTGAAGTCAAGTCCAACGCCGAGGCTGCGGCGTGGGCAGATGTGATCATGCTGCTGGCTCCGGATACGTCGCAGGCAACAATCTTCACTGAAGATCTCGCGCCAAACCTGAAGGACGGCGACGCGCTTTTCTTCGGACATGGCCTAAACATCCACTTCGGCCTGATCACCCCGCCACAGGGAGTCACCATCGGTATGGTTGCACCAAAGGGGCCCGGCCACCTGGTTCGACGCCAGTTTGTCGACGGCAAGGGCGTTCCATGCCTGATCGCAGTCGACCAAGATCCTCGTGGCGAGGGCCGCGACCTCACGCTGTCCTACGCGGCTGCCATTGGTGGCGCCCGCGCAGGTGTCATCCCTACGACCTTCAAGGACGAGACCGAAACGGACCTATTTGGTGAGCAGGCTGTGCTCTGTGGCGGTGCCGAGGAACTCATCAAGGCTGGCTTCGACGTCCTAGTCGAGGCCGGCTACGAGCCCGAAATGGCCTACTTCGAGTGCCTTCACGAGATGAAGCTGATCGTGGACCTGATGTTCGAGGGTGGCCTGTCCGCTATGAACAAATCAATCTCCGACACCGCCGAATTCGGCGGCTACCTCTCGGGCCCGCGCATTATCGATGCCCGCGTCAAGGAATCCATGCGCGAAGTTCTGCGGGATATCCAGGATGGAACCTTTACCAAGCGCCTGGTAGCCAATGTTGAGGGTGGCAACAAGGAATTGGAGCAACTGCGGGCAGAGACCGCAGGGCACCCAATTGAGGCCACCGGGGAAAAGCTGCGCGGTTTGATGTCCTGGGTGAAGTAA
- a CDS encoding MBL fold metallo-hydrolase, with protein sequence MSERFARQPEVLRDEDGSGVEVATRVFEHSETLVVSDPTPGAQLRAASIAVAAHAPMVVSHSANNSAIQEAVSRLKVNTVLLVGDPALQDFGATKVVRDPGTEQGLTQLTASKFNSVETTEPVKSLAQLQANQPVLLRHPDWNLPERGDTPADNFPFQSVQDGGSAPVVVVTEESSLASVASAKAFGAQVRYLSYPDPRVDDKAMEAVAGLSEAPLLALGRQFGDSATLQRRIQMGEKITQQQPGGGGLVFPGRRIVALYGHPSGPALGAMGEQPPAEAVARVKDLAAQYQHHSAEPVVPAFEVIATVASGGPGADGDFSNESDPQELVPYIDAITQAGGYAILDLQPGRASLLQQAQRYEELLKRPNVGLALDPEWKIGPSERPMQRVGSAEAAEINEVSDWLATLTRENKLPQKAFVLHQFQLQMIRDREQLNLSHDELAFVLHIDGHGSTGDKFATWDTMREGLDPRFFLAWKNFIDEDKPMFNPERTMNEVRPRPWLVTYQ encoded by the coding sequence GTGTCGGAAAGATTCGCACGCCAGCCAGAGGTGCTGCGCGATGAGGACGGCTCCGGCGTTGAGGTAGCCACGCGAGTTTTCGAACACTCGGAAACTCTCGTGGTTAGTGATCCAACGCCCGGGGCACAATTGCGCGCAGCGTCCATTGCCGTCGCGGCCCATGCCCCGATGGTGGTGTCGCATTCGGCCAATAACTCGGCGATTCAAGAGGCGGTATCCCGCCTGAAAGTCAACACCGTGCTGCTGGTGGGGGATCCAGCTTTGCAAGATTTCGGTGCGACAAAGGTGGTACGCGACCCCGGTACTGAACAGGGGCTCACGCAGCTAACAGCCTCGAAGTTCAATTCGGTGGAAACCACGGAGCCGGTAAAAAGCCTGGCTCAACTCCAAGCCAACCAGCCGGTGCTGCTCCGGCACCCGGACTGGAACCTGCCCGAACGTGGCGATACGCCAGCCGATAATTTCCCCTTCCAAAGCGTGCAAGACGGTGGTTCCGCTCCGGTGGTGGTGGTCACGGAGGAATCTTCGCTAGCTTCGGTTGCTTCCGCGAAGGCTTTCGGGGCTCAGGTGCGGTACTTGTCTTATCCGGACCCCCGCGTCGATGACAAGGCTATGGAAGCGGTCGCGGGGCTCAGTGAAGCCCCGCTGCTTGCGCTCGGGCGCCAATTCGGTGATAGCGCGACTTTGCAGCGTCGGATACAAATGGGCGAGAAGATCACCCAGCAGCAACCCGGAGGCGGCGGTTTGGTCTTCCCTGGGCGACGCATTGTGGCGTTGTATGGGCACCCCAGTGGCCCGGCTCTTGGCGCAATGGGGGAGCAGCCACCGGCGGAGGCGGTCGCGCGGGTCAAGGATCTGGCCGCCCAGTATCAACACCATTCGGCTGAGCCTGTTGTCCCGGCTTTTGAAGTCATTGCGACGGTGGCGTCGGGCGGTCCCGGCGCGGACGGCGACTTTAGTAATGAGTCGGATCCGCAGGAGTTGGTGCCGTATATCGACGCCATCACCCAGGCTGGTGGCTACGCGATTTTGGATCTTCAACCTGGTCGAGCATCGTTGTTGCAGCAGGCACAGCGCTACGAAGAATTGTTGAAGCGGCCGAATGTAGGTTTGGCCCTGGATCCGGAGTGGAAGATCGGGCCGTCGGAAAGGCCCATGCAGCGGGTGGGCAGCGCGGAGGCGGCCGAAATCAACGAGGTTTCGGATTGGCTGGCCACGCTTACGCGCGAGAACAAGTTGCCGCAAAAGGCGTTTGTGCTGCACCAATTCCAGTTGCAAATGATCCGTGACCGGGAGCAGCTCAATCTTTCGCATGACGAGCTGGCATTTGTGTTGCATATCGATGGGCATGGCTCGACGGGTGACAAGTTTGCTACTTGGGACACAATGCGGGAGGGGCTTGATCCGCGGTTCTTCCTGGCATGGAAGAACTTCATCGACGAGGACAAGCCGATGTTTAATCCGGAGCGCACGATGAACGAGGTGCGTCCGCGGCCGTGGTTGGTGACGTACCAGTAG
- the serA gene encoding phosphoglycerate dehydrogenase produces MSSNARPVVLIADKLAPSTVDALGEGVEVRWVDGPNRAELLAAVPEADALLVRSATTVDKEVLDAAKNLKIVGRAGVGLDNVDIASATERGVMVCNAPTSNIHSACEHAISLLLATARQIPAADATLRDGEWKRSAFKGVEIFGKTVGIVGFGHIGQLFAQRLKAFETTLIAYDPYANPARAAQLGVELVELEELMARADFVTIHLPKTKETAGMFNAELLGKAKPGQIIVNAARGGLVDEQALADAIKSGQIRGAGFDVFATEPCTDSPLFGLPEVVVTPHLGASTEEAQDRAGTDVAASVLKALSGEFVADAVNVSGGRVGEEVGRWMELTRKLGLAVGHLLDGAPTRLEVEARGELSTEDVEVLGLSALRGLFTGITDQPVTFVNAPKIAEERGVELEVLTNSESATHRSDVVVRAFSGDGSKATVVGALTGVNRQDKIVRINGRSLDMRAQGQNIFMFYEDKPGAIGQVGTMLGAHNINIEAAAMSLHDDGGAILVLRVNQEVSADLLDNVAAQLGAKKFQLFLD; encoded by the coding sequence GTGAGCTCGAATGCCCGTCCTGTAGTCCTCATCGCAGATAAGCTAGCCCCGTCCACTGTGGACGCCTTGGGTGAAGGTGTGGAAGTTCGTTGGGTTGACGGTCCGAATCGAGCTGAATTGTTGGCCGCTGTGCCGGAGGCAGACGCCCTTTTGGTGCGTTCGGCCACCACGGTGGACAAGGAAGTTCTGGACGCAGCCAAGAACTTGAAGATTGTTGGTCGTGCCGGTGTTGGCCTCGACAACGTCGATATTGCCTCCGCCACCGAGCGTGGCGTCATGGTGTGCAACGCCCCGACCTCGAACATTCACTCCGCATGTGAACATGCGATTTCGCTGCTGCTCGCCACTGCCCGCCAGATTCCGGCGGCGGACGCCACCCTGCGCGACGGGGAATGGAAGCGTTCGGCGTTTAAAGGCGTGGAAATTTTCGGCAAGACCGTCGGCATCGTCGGCTTCGGCCATATCGGTCAGCTGTTTGCTCAGCGTCTCAAGGCGTTTGAAACCACTCTGATTGCATATGATCCGTACGCAAATCCGGCGCGGGCGGCGCAATTGGGTGTCGAGCTAGTGGAGCTGGAAGAGCTCATGGCGCGCGCTGACTTCGTCACGATTCACCTGCCCAAGACGAAGGAAACCGCCGGCATGTTCAACGCTGAGCTGCTGGGGAAGGCCAAGCCAGGCCAGATCATCGTCAACGCTGCTCGCGGTGGCCTTGTCGACGAACAGGCCCTGGCTGACGCAATCAAGTCCGGGCAAATCCGGGGAGCCGGCTTTGATGTCTTCGCTACGGAGCCATGCACGGATTCGCCGTTGTTTGGTTTGCCTGAGGTCGTGGTGACCCCGCACTTGGGTGCGTCTACAGAAGAGGCACAAGACCGCGCGGGGACCGATGTGGCAGCGTCCGTGCTCAAGGCGCTCTCGGGAGAATTCGTAGCAGATGCAGTGAACGTATCTGGCGGTCGCGTTGGTGAAGAAGTGGGCCGTTGGATGGAATTGACCCGCAAGCTCGGCTTGGCGGTGGGGCACCTGCTCGATGGCGCTCCAACTCGCCTGGAAGTAGAAGCGCGAGGCGAGCTGTCTACGGAGGATGTCGAGGTCCTCGGCCTTTCTGCCTTGCGTGGCCTCTTTACTGGTATCACGGACCAGCCAGTGACCTTTGTCAATGCACCGAAGATCGCGGAAGAACGTGGGGTGGAATTGGAGGTGTTGACCAATTCTGAGTCCGCTACCCACCGTTCTGATGTGGTGGTGCGTGCATTTAGTGGAGACGGCAGCAAGGCGACGGTCGTGGGTGCGTTGACCGGCGTGAATCGCCAAGACAAGATCGTTCGCATCAATGGCCGTAGCTTGGACATGCGGGCGCAGGGCCAAAATATCTTCATGTTCTACGAAGATAAGCCGGGCGCGATCGGACAAGTTGGTACGATGTTAGGCGCGCACAACATCAACATCGAGGCGGCCGCCATGTCCCTGCATGACGACGGCGGCGCGATCCTAGTGTTGCGGGTTAATCAGGAAGTGTCCGCTGATCTGCTGGATAACGTGGCGGCGCAGTTGGGTGCAAAGAAGTTCCAATTGTTCTTGGATTAG
- a CDS encoding flavin reductase family protein codes for MFTTDFRQTVGTFPSGVTVVTTHDPGSTTLQHLQVGSFIGVSVLSDGQLELAQRFARRGVDKFADTFVHRVADGVPILDGASALFVGKVQAHHLGGDHTILTVLVEKMGHEEAARTLLYQRGSLREWPI; via the coding sequence GTGTTCACCACAGATTTTCGCCAAACCGTAGGTACTTTTCCTTCCGGGGTGACTGTGGTGACCACGCACGATCCGGGTTCTACTACCTTGCAACACTTGCAGGTGGGGAGCTTCATCGGGGTGTCCGTGCTTTCCGACGGGCAATTGGAGCTAGCTCAGCGTTTTGCACGTCGTGGGGTGGACAAGTTCGCGGATACCTTTGTGCACCGAGTCGCTGATGGGGTGCCGATCTTGGACGGGGCTTCCGCTTTGTTCGTGGGGAAGGTGCAGGCGCATCATTTGGGTGGGGATCACACCATTTTGACTGTGTTGGTGGAAAAAATGGGCCACGAAGAGGCGGCGCGGACACTGTTGTATCAGCGTGGTTCGCTGCGGGAATGGCCGATTTAG
- a CDS encoding GTP-binding protein — MKTTPVTVLSGFLGTGKTTLLNHLLANRQGRKIAVIVNDFSEVNIDAALIAGEGQLTRGEDRFVELSNGCICCTLREDLVESVAKLARAGKYEHIVIESTGISEPMPVAATFDWQFEDGFRLGDLAHIDTMVSLVDASSFLSMLKKGTKLAEADRSADEDDERTVSDLLVDQVEFADLLLITKSDLVSAEELEKVQLALTALNPRARQEVVVAGEIDPALVLDAHLYDEATARACEGFYDELANPHAPETEEYGISSVVFRSDRPFSKQRLLQALRATRGLVRSKGFCWLDNDVTVVHAWQQAGPNLRIQPAALWASVDMRPGSEIVLIGVGFDADRTLELFADAVLTDQEVASILG, encoded by the coding sequence ATGAAAACGACTCCTGTTACCGTGCTTAGTGGCTTCCTGGGGACGGGGAAAACCACGCTGCTCAACCATCTGCTCGCCAATCGGCAAGGGCGCAAGATCGCCGTCATTGTCAATGACTTCTCGGAAGTTAATATCGATGCCGCGCTGATCGCCGGGGAAGGTCAGTTGACCAGGGGTGAGGATCGCTTTGTTGAGCTGTCCAATGGTTGCATCTGCTGCACTCTGCGCGAGGACTTGGTGGAATCCGTGGCCAAGCTGGCGCGCGCCGGCAAGTATGAGCACATCGTCATTGAATCCACCGGAATCTCTGAGCCGATGCCGGTTGCAGCGACTTTTGATTGGCAATTTGAGGACGGTTTTCGCCTCGGGGACCTGGCGCACATTGACACGATGGTCTCTCTGGTCGATGCATCTTCGTTTTTGTCGATGCTGAAGAAAGGGACGAAACTCGCGGAGGCAGACCGCTCAGCCGACGAGGACGACGAGCGCACCGTCTCTGACCTCTTGGTAGATCAAGTTGAGTTTGCGGACCTGCTGTTGATCACTAAATCGGACCTCGTTTCGGCCGAGGAGCTGGAAAAAGTTCAACTCGCGCTTACCGCGCTTAATCCGCGGGCTCGCCAGGAAGTGGTTGTTGCGGGGGAGATTGATCCAGCCCTCGTTCTCGACGCTCACCTTTACGATGAAGCCACCGCTCGGGCCTGTGAAGGTTTCTATGATGAGTTGGCTAACCCGCACGCGCCCGAAACTGAAGAATATGGGATTTCCTCAGTGGTGTTCCGTAGCGATCGGCCGTTTAGCAAACAGCGCCTGCTGCAGGCCCTGCGTGCGACAAGGGGATTGGTCCGGTCTAAAGGATTTTGTTGGCTGGACAATGATGTCACGGTGGTGCACGCCTGGCAGCAGGCGGGACCCAACCTGCGCATCCAGCCGGCGGCGCTGTGGGCCAGTGTAGATATGCGTCCCGGGAGCGAAATTGTCCTGATCGGCGTGGGTTTTGATGCTGACCGCACGCTGGAGCTATTTGCCGACGCAGTGCTGACCGACCAGGAGGTGGCCTCCATACTGGGGTAG
- a CDS encoding 3-isopropylmalate dehydrogenase: protein MKLAVIGGDGIGPEVTAEALKILQHVRDDMSVTDFDLGARRFLTNGELLTDADLASLREHDAILLGAIGAPGAVAPGILERGLLLKLRFELDHHVNLRPAKRYGTSKSPLAEPGEIDFVVVREGTEGLYCGNGGVLRRGTPQEVASEVSQNTRFGVERVVRDAFARAQSRRGHLTLVHKTNVLVNAGDLWQRTVNEVAAEFPDVTVDYQHIDAATIYLVTDPGRYDVIVTDNLFGDILTDLAGAVTGGIGLAASGNIDATGTNPSMFEPVHGSAPDIAGRGIADPTAAILSAAMLLRHVGDDTNAQRIEDAVTADVEARTAESSTKTTEIGDRILARI, encoded by the coding sequence TTGAAACTTGCTGTTATTGGCGGCGACGGCATCGGCCCAGAAGTAACCGCCGAAGCACTCAAAATCCTGCAGCATGTCCGCGACGACATGAGCGTAACCGATTTCGACCTCGGCGCTCGTCGCTTTCTCACCAACGGCGAGCTGCTTACCGACGCCGACCTGGCCAGCCTACGCGAACACGACGCAATTCTGCTCGGTGCGATCGGTGCTCCGGGCGCGGTCGCCCCAGGAATCCTGGAACGCGGTCTGCTGCTCAAGCTGCGTTTTGAGCTGGATCACCATGTTAACTTGCGTCCGGCAAAGCGCTACGGGACGTCGAAAAGCCCCTTGGCGGAGCCGGGCGAGATCGACTTTGTCGTGGTGCGCGAGGGGACCGAAGGGCTGTACTGTGGCAACGGCGGAGTCTTGCGGCGGGGCACCCCGCAGGAAGTTGCGAGCGAGGTCAGCCAGAACACCCGCTTCGGGGTTGAGCGGGTGGTCCGGGATGCGTTCGCTCGGGCGCAGTCGCGGCGAGGACATCTCACCTTGGTGCACAAGACGAATGTGCTGGTCAACGCTGGGGACCTGTGGCAGCGCACCGTCAACGAGGTGGCTGCGGAATTCCCTGATGTGACCGTTGACTATCAGCATATCGATGCCGCTACGATCTATCTGGTCACTGACCCGGGGCGCTACGACGTGATCGTCACAGACAATCTGTTCGGCGACATTCTCACCGACTTGGCGGGCGCGGTGACCGGCGGAATTGGCCTGGCGGCGAGTGGAAATATCGACGCTACCGGCACGAACCCTTCGATGTTTGAACCAGTGCATGGTTCGGCGCCGGACATTGCCGGCCGCGGAATTGCGGATCCTACCGCGGCGATCTTGTCGGCTGCGATGCTGCTCCGTCATGTCGGTGATGATACCAATGCGCAACGCATTGAGGATGCCGTCACCGCAGATGTGGAAGCCCGTACCGCAGAAAGTAGTACAAAAACTACCGAAATTGGAGATCGGATCCTCGCCAGGATCTAA